The following proteins are co-located in the Pseudomonas sp. DY-1 genome:
- the lspA gene encoding signal peptidase II gives MPKAYGRLGWLWLTALVFVLDQASKWFFETELNLYQQIVVIPDYFSWTLAYNTGAAFSFLADSSGWQRWLFAVIALVVSGVLVVWLKRLKPEETWLAVALALVLGGALGNLYDRVVLGHVVDFILVHWQNRWYFPAFNLADSAITVGAVMLALDMFKAKKSGEPAHD, from the coding sequence ATGCCTAAGGCATACGGCCGACTCGGCTGGCTCTGGCTGACTGCCCTGGTATTCGTGCTGGACCAGGCGAGCAAATGGTTCTTCGAAACCGAACTCAACCTCTACCAGCAGATCGTGGTCATTCCGGACTACTTCAGCTGGACTCTGGCCTACAACACTGGTGCGGCCTTCAGTTTCCTCGCCGACAGCTCCGGCTGGCAGCGCTGGCTGTTCGCCGTGATCGCACTGGTGGTCAGCGGTGTGCTGGTGGTCTGGTTGAAGCGCCTGAAACCCGAGGAAACCTGGCTGGCTGTCGCGCTGGCCCTGGTCCTTGGCGGCGCCCTCGGTAACCTCTACGACCGCGTGGTGCTTGGCCACGTGGTCGATTTCATCCTGGTGCATTGGCAGAACCGCTGGTACTTCCCGGCGTTCAACCTGGCCGACAGCGCCATCACCGTCGGCGCCGTGATGCTGGCGCTGGATATGTTCAAAGCGAAGAAGTCCGGAGAACCTGCCCATGACTGA
- the fkpB gene encoding FKBP-type peptidyl-prolyl cis-trans isomerase: MTEHRIGPDMEVTLHFAIKLDNGDVVDSTFEKKPATFKVGDGNLLPGFESVLFGLKSGDKRVLAIEPEQGFGQPNPQNVQVMPRGNFQDMELSEGLLIIFNDAANAELPGVVKLIDDTHVTIDFNHPLAGKPLAFEVEILSVKPA, translated from the coding sequence ATGACTGAACATCGCATAGGGCCGGACATGGAAGTCACCCTGCATTTCGCCATCAAGCTGGATAACGGCGACGTGGTGGACAGCACCTTCGAGAAGAAACCAGCCACCTTCAAAGTGGGCGATGGCAATCTGCTGCCAGGTTTCGAGAGCGTGCTTTTCGGCCTCAAGAGCGGCGACAAACGCGTCCTGGCCATCGAGCCCGAGCAGGGATTCGGTCAACCTAATCCGCAGAACGTGCAAGTGATGCCTCGAGGCAACTTCCAGGACATGGAGCTTTCCGAAGGCCTGCTGATCATCTTCAATGACGCGGCCAATGCCGAGTTGCCTGGGGTGGTCAAGCTGATCGACGACACGCATGTGACCATCGATTTCAATCACCCATTGGCCGGCAAGCCACTCGCATTTGAGGTAGAGATCCTGTCGGTCAAGCCGGCCTGA
- a CDS encoding GspH/FimT family pseudopilin codes for MVKTPHGFTLIEALIVLTLVALSISLGVPALSQFIRAQELTSANQALITSFAYARQASVTRRVAVLVDNQDGNWSTGWLIYADRNDNGRWDYDDPVLKQVGPQPEGLVIKGNSPVRRYVRYTPMGRTALIGGAFQAGTLTLCHANGQLPVRQLVLNATGRVRNVKKRPDKC; via the coding sequence ATGGTCAAAACCCCACACGGATTCACCCTTATCGAAGCATTGATCGTACTGACACTTGTCGCGCTGTCCATCAGCCTTGGCGTTCCGGCGCTCAGCCAGTTCATCCGGGCGCAGGAATTGACTTCCGCCAATCAGGCACTGATCACAAGCTTTGCCTATGCGCGCCAAGCATCGGTAACACGGAGGGTCGCGGTGCTCGTTGATAACCAGGACGGAAACTGGTCTACAGGGTGGCTGATCTACGCCGACCGGAACGACAATGGTCGATGGGACTACGACGACCCCGTACTGAAGCAGGTCGGTCCACAGCCGGAAGGGTTGGTCATCAAGGGCAATTCGCCAGTACGACGTTATGTGCGCTACACGCCAATGGGCCGAACAGCCTTGATAGGCGGCGCCTTCCAAGCCGGCACATTGACGCTTTGCCATGCCAATGGCCAACTGCCGGTCAGGCAGTTGGTACTAAATGCAACAGGCAGGGTACGCAACGTCAAGAAGAGGCCTGACAAGTGCTGA
- the ispH gene encoding 4-hydroxy-3-methylbut-2-enyl diphosphate reductase — protein sequence MQIKLANPRGFCAGVDRAIEIVNRALEVFGPPIYVRHEVVHNKFVVEDLRARGAVFVEELDQVPDNVIVIFSAHGVSQAVRQEATRRGLRVFDATCPLVTKVHMEVARYSRDGRECILIGHAGHPEVEGTMGQYDASNGGAIYLVEDEADVERLQVRNPEALSFVTQTTLSMDDTSRVIDALRAKFPSIGGPRKDDICYATQNRQDAVKQLANESDIVLVVGSPNSSNSNRLRELAERMDTPAYLIDGAEDLKREWFDKAQRVGITAGASAPEVLVQGVIDQLREWGAEVAVELDGRPENVTFSMPKELRVVNVG from the coding sequence ATGCAAATCAAACTCGCCAATCCGCGCGGCTTCTGCGCCGGCGTCGATCGCGCCATCGAGATCGTCAACCGCGCCCTGGAAGTCTTCGGCCCGCCGATTTACGTGCGCCATGAAGTGGTGCACAACAAGTTCGTGGTCGAGGACCTGCGCGCCCGGGGGGCGGTTTTCGTCGAAGAACTGGATCAGGTGCCGGACAACGTCATCGTCATCTTCAGCGCCCACGGCGTTTCCCAGGCCGTGCGCCAGGAAGCCACCCGCCGTGGCCTGAGGGTGTTCGACGCCACTTGTCCGCTGGTGACCAAAGTGCACATGGAAGTCGCGCGCTATAGTCGCGACGGCCGCGAATGCATCCTGATCGGCCACGCCGGCCACCCCGAAGTGGAAGGCACCATGGGGCAGTACGATGCCAGCAATGGCGGCGCAATCTACCTCGTTGAAGACGAGGCCGACGTGGAGCGCTTGCAGGTCCGCAATCCGGAAGCATTGTCCTTCGTAACCCAGACCACCCTGTCCATGGATGACACCAGTCGCGTCATCGACGCGTTGCGCGCGAAGTTCCCCAGCATCGGTGGGCCGCGCAAGGACGACATCTGCTACGCCACCCAGAACCGCCAGGATGCGGTCAAGCAACTGGCCAACGAGAGCGACATCGTCCTGGTGGTCGGTAGCCCCAACAGCTCCAACTCAAACCGCTTGCGCGAGCTGGCTGAGCGCATGGACACCCCCGCCTACCTGATCGACGGCGCCGAGGACCTCAAACGCGAATGGTTCGACAAGGCACAGCGTGTCGGCATCACCGCCGGCGCTTCCGCGCCTGAGGTGCTGGTGCAAGGAGTGATTGACCAGCTCCGGGAGTGGGGCGCGGAGGTCGCGGTAGAGCTGGATGGAAGGCCGGAGAACGTGACCTTCTCCATGCCGAAGGAATTGCGGGTGGTCAACGTAGGTTGA
- the ileS gene encoding isoleucine--tRNA ligase, with protein MTDYKATLNLPETAFPMKAGLPQREPELLQRWNSIDLYGKLRQIGEGRPRFVLHDGPPYANGSIHIGHAVNKILKDIIVRSKTLAGYDAPYVPGWDCHGLPIEHKVETTHGKNMAADKTRELCRTYAAEQIEGQKADFIRLGVLGDWSNPYKTMAFSNEAGEIRALAEMVKQGFVFKGLKPVNWCFDCGSALAEAEVEYADKKSDAIDVAFPIEDADKLAAAFGLSSLAKPAAIVIWTTTPWTIPANQALNVHPEFDYALVDTGARLLVLAEELVESCLQRYGLEGQVIATTKGESLDQVRFRHPFYERLSPVYLAEYVELGAGTGIVHSAPAYGEDDFRTCKQYGMSNDDILSPVQSNGVYVQDLPFFGGQFIWKANPAIVAKLEEVGALLKHESISHSYMHCWRHKTPLIYRATAQWFVGMDKQPEQGATLRERALTAIEQTEFVPGWGQARLHGMIAGRPDWCISRQRNWGVPIPFFLHKATGDLHPRTVELMEQVAQRVEQEGIEAWFKLDAAELLGDEAGQYDKISDTLDVWFDSGTTHWHVLRGSHAELGHASGPAADLYLEGSDQHRGWFHSSLLTGCAIDGHAPYRQLLTHGFTVDESGRKMSKSLGNVIAPQQVTDSLGADILRLWVSATDYSGEMAVSQQILQRSADAYRRIRNTARFLLANLNGFDPVKDLLPAKDMLALDRWAVDRALLLQRELEEAYGEYRFWNVYSKVHNFCVQELGGFYLDIIKDRQYTTASDSIPRRSCQTALFHIAEALVRWIAPILAFTAEEIWQFLPGERNESVMLNTWYQGLSELPEGTELDREFWEQVMAVKASVNKELENLRSNKAIGGNLQAEVTLFAEDALVASLAKLGNELRFVLITSAADVQPLASAPADAVETEVAGLKLKIHKSAHTKCGRCWHHRADVGQFVKHPDLCGRCVENIDGAGEVRHYA; from the coding sequence ATGACCGATTACAAAGCGACCCTGAACCTGCCAGAGACGGCATTCCCGATGAAGGCCGGTCTGCCCCAGCGCGAACCGGAACTGCTGCAGCGCTGGAACAGCATCGACCTGTACGGAAAGCTGCGGCAGATCGGCGAAGGTCGCCCGAGGTTCGTCCTGCACGATGGCCCGCCTTACGCCAACGGCAGCATTCACATCGGTCACGCGGTCAACAAGATCCTCAAGGACATCATCGTCCGCTCCAAGACCCTGGCGGGCTATGACGCCCCTTATGTCCCGGGCTGGGACTGCCACGGTCTGCCCATCGAGCACAAGGTCGAAACCACCCACGGCAAGAACATGGCCGCGGACAAGACCCGTGAGTTGTGCCGTACCTACGCCGCCGAGCAGATCGAAGGCCAAAAGGCCGACTTCATCCGCCTCGGCGTGCTGGGCGACTGGAGCAATCCCTACAAGACCATGGCTTTCAGCAACGAGGCGGGCGAAATCCGCGCGCTGGCTGAAATGGTCAAGCAGGGCTTCGTGTTCAAGGGCCTGAAACCGGTGAACTGGTGCTTCGACTGCGGCTCGGCATTGGCCGAGGCGGAAGTCGAGTATGCCGACAAGAAGTCCGATGCGATCGACGTCGCCTTCCCCATCGAAGATGCCGATAAGCTGGCCGCCGCCTTTGGCCTGTCCAGCCTCGCCAAGCCTGCTGCCATCGTCATCTGGACCACCACCCCCTGGACCATTCCGGCCAACCAGGCGCTGAACGTCCACCCCGAGTTCGACTACGCGCTGGTCGATACCGGCGCGCGCCTGCTGGTGCTGGCCGAAGAACTGGTTGAATCCTGCCTGCAGCGCTACGGCCTGGAAGGTCAGGTCATCGCCACCACCAAGGGCGAGTCGCTGGACCAGGTCCGTTTCCGTCATCCGTTCTACGAGCGCCTGTCCCCCGTATACCTGGCCGAATACGTCGAGCTGGGTGCCGGCACTGGCATCGTTCATTCCGCGCCGGCCTACGGTGAGGATGACTTCCGTACCTGCAAGCAGTACGGCATGAGCAACGATGACATTCTCAGCCCTGTACAGAGCAATGGCGTCTACGTCCAGGACCTGCCGTTCTTCGGCGGCCAGTTCATCTGGAAAGCCAATCCGGCTATCGTCGCCAAACTGGAAGAAGTGGGTGCGTTGCTCAAGCACGAATCCATCAGCCACAGCTACATGCACTGCTGGCGCCACAAGACCCCGCTGATCTACCGCGCCACTGCACAGTGGTTCGTCGGCATGGACAAGCAGCCGGAGCAGGGCGCGACTCTGCGCGAGCGTGCGCTGACCGCCATCGAGCAGACCGAGTTCGTCCCCGGCTGGGGGCAGGCCCGCCTGCACGGCATGATCGCCGGCCGTCCGGACTGGTGCATCTCCCGTCAGCGCAACTGGGGCGTGCCGATCCCGTTCTTCCTGCACAAGGCCACCGGCGACCTGCATCCGCGCACCGTCGAGCTGATGGAGCAGGTTGCTCAACGCGTCGAGCAGGAAGGTATCGAAGCCTGGTTCAAGCTGGACGCTGCCGAGCTGCTCGGTGACGAGGCTGGCCAGTACGACAAGATCAGCGACACCCTGGACGTCTGGTTCGACTCGGGTACCACGCACTGGCACGTCCTGCGCGGATCCCACGCCGAACTGGGCCACGCCAGCGGCCCGGCTGCCGACCTCTACCTGGAAGGTTCCGACCAGCACCGTGGCTGGTTCCACTCGTCCTTGCTGACCGGCTGCGCCATCGACGGCCATGCCCCTTACCGCCAGCTTCTGACCCACGGCTTCACCGTGGACGAGAGCGGCCGCAAGATGTCCAAATCCCTCGGCAACGTCATCGCCCCGCAGCAGGTTACCGACAGCCTGGGTGCCGACATCCTGCGCCTGTGGGTATCGGCCACCGACTATTCCGGCGAGATGGCCGTTTCCCAGCAGATCCTCCAGCGCAGCGCCGATGCTTATCGCCGCATCCGTAACACCGCGCGCTTCCTGCTGGCCAACCTGAACGGCTTCGACCCGGTCAAGGACCTGCTGCCTGCCAAAGACATGCTGGCCCTCGACCGCTGGGCCGTGGACCGCGCCCTGCTTCTGCAGCGCGAACTGGAAGAAGCCTACGGCGAGTACCGTTTCTGGAACGTCTACTCGAAAGTGCACAACTTCTGCGTGCAAGAGCTGGGCGGCTTCTACCTCGACATCATCAAGGACCGTCAGTACACCACAGCCTCTGACAGCATACCGCGCCGCTCCTGCCAGACTGCGCTGTTCCACATCGCCGAGGCGCTCGTGCGCTGGATTGCGCCGATCCTGGCCTTCACCGCCGAGGAAATCTGGCAGTTCCTGCCGGGCGAGCGTAACGAGTCCGTCATGCTCAATACCTGGTACCAGGGCCTGTCCGAACTGCCCGAAGGCACTGAGCTGGACCGCGAGTTCTGGGAGCAGGTCATGGCCGTCAAGGCCTCGGTCAACAAGGAGCTGGAAAACCTGCGTAGCAACAAGGCGATTGGCGGCAACCTGCAGGCCGAAGTCACCCTGTTCGCCGAGGACGCCCTGGTGGCGAGCCTGGCCAAGCTGGGCAATGAACTGCGCTTCGTGCTGATAACCTCGGCTGCTGACGTCCAGCCCCTGGCCAGCGCGCCGGCCGATGCCGTGGAGACCGAAGTTGCCGGTCTCAAGCTGAAGATCCACAAGTCAGCCCACACCAAGTGCGGTCGTTGCTGGCACCACCGAGCCGATGTCGGCCAGTTCGTGAAGCATCCGGATCTGTGCGGTCGTTGCGTCGAGAATATCGATGGAGCCGGCGAGGTTCGTCACTATGCCTAA